GTTGCGTCTGCTGCCGTTGGAGCTGAGGTACAGCTCCTCCCTGCGGCACAGGAAGTGTTGGGCCAGGATCTTGCGGAAGGTGTTCCTGAAATCCTGGATGCGGTAAGCGTAGATGATGGGGTTGACCGCGGAGTTGGCGTGACTCAAAATGATGGCAACGTACATGACAATCGGCGGCTTCTTCAGCTCGTTGTAAAACAGCGTGAGGCAGTTGAGGATGTGGACGGGCAGCCAGCAGACGGCGAACAGCCCCACGATGATGGAGAGGGATTTGGCGGCCCGGATCTCCTTCTGCAGCAGCCCGTGGTGGTGGCTGTCCCCGTTTCCCACGCACTTGAGCTCGATCTGCCTCAGCTGCTTCCTCGCCACGGTGAAGATCTTCAGGTAGATGCCCAGCATGATGAGCAGCGGCGGCAGCACGCAGACGAAGAAGTTGAAGTAGACCATGTAGTGCATGTCCACCACGCTCTCGAAGAAGCACTCCAGCTTGCAGCTTTGTAGTAAATCCCCTCCGTCCCGCGGCCCCTCCTCCAGGCCGGCGTCCGTAGCGTTGTCCGCCGCTGAGCTGCTGTTCCAGCTGCACCTCGACAGCTTCAGGTTCCAGCCAAAGAACGGGATGAGGCCGATGACAAAGGAGAGGATCCATAAAATGGCGATGATCTCTCTGGCGGTCTTCCCCGTCATCAGCTCCTTGTACCtgaaagaaacacagcagatgTCACCGTCGTGATGTCGAAACAGGATGTAGAAAAGCTGTCCAGGATGTTGTGATTGCAACAATTAACGCAAATTCAACCAATCCGCGTGACCTTGAAATTTTGCCAAATAAAGAGCAATTTCTCCCCGAGTTCGACCCTCATTACGCGGGTTTCCGTTAACCATCGAATTGAAATTACGACTAAAAAATATGCCTAatagaaacacatttatttcagaaaaatctCCCTTTTATCGCAATAAAACGTTTTCACgctgcatgaggtggtatttcaggcgattcggaaaagccacattttgcaaaactgtaatggaaacacttttttttggctggctCCCTCGTGGTGCAGCAGACGCTGACTTTTGAAAAGTCGAGTGGATGGAGAGGAGTGTCTGAAAAATCAAACATCTAGAATAGTCTCAAAGAGTTAGGGTTACAAAGAAGCCTCCAAAAAGTCGAGCACCACAGACGCCAAAGGACACCGGCATGTCACGGACCTACAACCAGCTCGGTAAGTCCCctgaaaactgtaaataacCACAAACTTCAGCGCATGAGCAAAACGAAACATTTTTGGGCGATTTTGAGTaatctaataattttattatgtgaATATTTACCCATGATGATCGTTGAAGTATCATCAACCCAACAAAGCTTACTGACTGATCTATTTTTAGACTTTAAGAAATCTTAAATGTTACTAAACAAGAAGTTTTTCGACTGTCCTGAAAAGGATTTTACCCAAAATTGATGCCACAAATTTGGACTAAATAATTAAGCAGCGGAAAAGCGCCTGCAGCgaaggttgttttgttttgctcgtACAAAGGTCAGCTGGTGTTGGCttttgtttgtgcagtttgttcGTGTGGCCGCGCTGACACGACTGATTATTCTTATGAAGCTCACTTTGCACCAGGATGCACATTGGC
This region of Plectropomus leopardus isolate mb unplaced genomic scaffold, YSFRI_Pleo_2.0 unplaced_scaffold29608, whole genome shotgun sequence genomic DNA includes:
- the adora2b gene encoding adenosine receptor A2b, with amino-acid sequence MTGKTAREIIAILWILSFVIGLIPFFGWNLKLSRCSWNSSSAADNATDAGLEEGPRDGGDLLQSCKLECFFESVVDMHYMVYFNFFVCVLPPLLIMLGIYLKIFTVARKQLRQIELKCVGNGDSHHHGLLQKEIRAAKSLSIIVGLFAVCWLPVHILNCLTLFYNELKKPPIVMYVAIILSHANSAVNPIIYAYRIQDFRNTFRKILAQHFLCRREELYLSSNGSRRNRDQIHMTIDPLL